The window aacgaaTGCATAAGGTATTAGTACGATGACATGTACCTAGAGCTCCttgaagaaggagagagaaCACAAGGAAGAGGATCAATGCCATTATAACTATAAAAGAGAAGACAACTTGCCAAACTCTTCTAGCTCTCCAATTAAATTGCTGGGATTTGATTGAATTGGTGGGGggaatttgttttaggatgTGTGGCATTTATAAGAGATTTGAGTGAGTGAGTAGATAGATAGAGGTCAAGGCTCGACCGACTGAGAATCTcttcccccaaaaaaaaaaaaaaacttaagtGCCCCTGTGTTGTTTTTATGTCGAAGAATGTATCCATCTTCAACCGTCGGGGCAACGGTGTTTTGGTGGCAACGAAACCCACCAAGATTTGGGATTTCTCTCTCCGGTCTTCCTCTTTGCTTTCATCGCCTTTGTCACTTTGAATTCAATTTTGACGTTTCCCTATATCACTTACTTATCAATCAACAAAAGAGAGAATGTTGCTTCAAATATTCCTGGTGCcaaccttttatttttcccccAACAAGCTAGGAGGTACTGGTAATTCAATGGTATGGTTCGATAGCTACATCACGTTGCTATCGCAAACTGAAAAGTAAAGATAGGAGGCCCTTCTTCCAGGATTTCTTATGTTAGGAATTCATCATTCAGGTTAATATGCATCCAAGGAACCCAGTAGTCGTAGATCAGGAGAAGAAGACATAATTGTTCTCGCTGTATCATCTTCCACATTTTCAGTTGCAAGGTACGTTCATTATCACAGCGAGTTCACGGGCTCACTGGATCATGAGTCCAACAGAACGTTCAAGCTGGGGGGCATGCTAGAAGGACAACAAAATCTCAGAAAGTGAGGAATTACATTTATGAGAACATCCTGCAGCATGCCTATCAAATCTATCCACTCGCTTCACCCAAAGGCTATTGAAATATCGAGCACATCTAGCAGACCAAACAATTGAACACTAGTTCTACACTTGAGCTCCGCAATACTTGAGTCCAAGAAAATATCCCCTTGGAATAGAAATTGTGATAGCCTCCATTTGACAAAATCATGCCGCTTGAGCTTCACTTTTGGAAGTACTGTCTTCAGTTGCACTTTTGATGCTGGGTGAGCTCCCGGTGCTTGCTAAATTAGGGATGTACCTCCAGCAGCGCTTGTGAACACCGCTTATCTTCTTGTGAGCTTCTGCAGCTGGCAAGCCTGAATTGAGAGTAGAAAAGAATGTGAAGACAAGTCGGCCAAAATGTCAAAAATTGAGCAGCTCCAAATGTCATAACAATTTTTTCTTGCATCCCAATGTTTAAGGGTCCCAGAAGTTGTCACTTGGATGTAACATTATCGCATCTAGAATTGACATCTTCTTAGTTGGTCTGGGGAGTGAAGATATTGCATCTATTCTCAAGTAAGTAAAGGTGACAAGTGCTCACGAGAAGAAAACAATGTGATATTGATGAGAATAATGATTTCGACTTCACAGCGATGGGAGGGATAATGCATTGTGACTTAACTGCTTCTCCACATCTTCATTAATAACAGGTGTGTCCAGCTGCAGTTTTTAAGCAATAACATCAGAAAGTCTACATCCTAAAGCTCGCTGATTAAAGTACATGTGTTGCTACCCACTAGTATATGCGCAATCAGCTTTCTCATTTAACTAATGGTGAATGTAAACAAATTGATGCCTCTAATAATCTTCACCAACCACAGCAGGCTGCTCTCCAATATTTCCCATCCAAATGCTCACTGGAGACAACCTTTACACAACTATGACTATGAGGGGTATTGGTATTATGGAAGCTGCAATACAATTCTTCCTTGAGACGAATGCCAGCAACAGCGATTATTCTCGAGTTTTAGTTtgatcttcttttcttttcttttctttctgtttttttttgataagttagTTTTGTTTTAAGAAAAGCTTCATTTACTTATCATGGTATCAATCAGCAGTGTGCAGTCAAGTTCAAATCACATTAAGGAAATTCACGCAAAGAAAAGTATTACTGACCGTCTTTGTGAACAATTCCCCATGCCTTGCCGTGCCTGCCATCCTGCAACGTACCAATCACAAAAACCCTGATCAGCCCGAAGTTGGTCCAACGATCCGTTCATTAAACCTCCAAAAGGAATCAAGAAGAAAGCTAACTCCACGCACACAACACTGGTTAACGTTATTAAATGGACCTTACATGCTTTATTTCACGGGCCAAATAGTTCTAAGTATCTCCTTGGGGTAAAATGATTCATTTCAGAATTCAATTCACAGGCAACATGAAACAAACACACTGTTTCTGAACTACTTGAACAGCACACCATTGACAGCCTAAAGAGATTAACTTTAATGAAATGGAGATGGGACAGCAGAGGAGAAGGACCTTGTAGAGATTGATTTTGGTGATTTGATAGGAGACACCGGTCCAGTGGGTCTTGGCCATGTGGTACCCGATCCCCCAGTTGGGCAAGAACTGAGCCACCTCGAataaattcttcttcttcttccgctTCGGCTTCTTCGAAGCAGCGCCGCCGCTCGCCGGTGACGCCGCGGCGGTACTGAGGCTCCTGAGGAAGTTAAGAGACTGCCGGAGCGCGCTCAATGCTGAACCGGCTCTGTTTGATAGAGCGGCCGCCGCCATTGTTAGACGAagcttttcctcttcttctcagGGGAAAAACACACCTCCCCGTAATCTGTGTCTGCTCCGCCGAGTCCGTTTCTTCTCGGTGCGCATCGGAAGCTGAAGGAGGAAGTAGAAAGGGAAGCAGGTGGCACTGTGGGAGGGGGAGACGGGCTTGGGCCGTTGCGGTATTTCGGGCTGAAAGCCCGTCTAAGCCCGCAAAATGGGCCCCGGAGATCATGCGCCGAGAAACTAGAAGCCCAATCCTCGTGGGCCTTCGTCTCTCCGAGCCCGAAACACTTCGTCCATAATAATATTAACCGGAGGAAACGTGTCCGCACCACAGACAGaaatcatatataaaataaatgctaaaatattcaaataagtATAAGAGCACTCAAGGTTTTTCTGAAATTTGTAAAGAAAGAGATCAACAATGATGTATTAAAaatctataataataaaataacaaatgaaaagcataagtagaaaaaaaagatacga of the Punica granatum isolate Tunisia-2019 chromosome 6, ASM765513v2, whole genome shotgun sequence genome contains:
- the LOC116211136 gene encoding uncharacterized protein LOC116211136, with amino-acid sequence MAAAALSNRAGSALSALRQSLNFLRSLSTAAASPASGGAASKKPKRKKKKNLFEVAQFLPNWGIGYHMAKTHWTGVSYQITKINLYKDGRHGKAWGIVHKDGLPAAEAHKKISGVHKRCWRYIPNLASTGSSPSIKSATEDSTSKSEAQAA